Proteins found in one Paenibacillus borealis genomic segment:
- a CDS encoding carbohydrate ABC transporter permease, translated as MASAQTSRSLKNKALLSRILLWIFLLIVAAFALFPIILAFFGSLKSNLELTTGTTLLPKEWIFDNYAQAWTSANFARFTWNSVFISTFTTLGTLLIGTMAAYAVARVDFYGKRLYVVIQSCTLFISIGAVVLRPQFDLMVSLNLQKSLWGVIIILISGHATAFFMLIGFVRAIPKELDEAAFIDGCNFYSVYFRVILPLLTPALGVTALWTFRGAWNEYILPLVFTMTQPGLQTLTVGLAGLKYGVGDAAQPQLMLAGACLSMLPMIIVYIFANKSFMQMTAGSVKG; from the coding sequence ATGGCTTCTGCGCAGACCAGCCGTTCATTAAAGAACAAGGCGCTGCTGTCCCGGATATTGTTGTGGATTTTCCTGCTGATCGTAGCAGCGTTTGCATTATTCCCCATCATATTGGCGTTCTTCGGATCACTTAAGTCCAATCTGGAGCTGACGACAGGAACTACTCTGCTGCCGAAGGAATGGATCTTCGATAACTATGCGCAGGCCTGGACATCCGCTAATTTCGCAAGGTTTACCTGGAACAGCGTATTTATAAGTACCTTTACGACATTAGGGACTTTATTGATAGGAACGATGGCTGCCTACGCGGTAGCAAGGGTGGATTTCTACGGGAAACGCCTGTATGTGGTCATTCAGTCCTGCACCCTGTTCATCTCCATCGGTGCCGTTGTGCTGCGCCCACAGTTTGATCTCATGGTCTCACTGAATCTGCAAAAATCGCTCTGGGGCGTCATCATCATCCTGATCAGCGGTCATGCCACTGCATTCTTCATGCTGATCGGTTTTGTGCGGGCAATCCCGAAGGAACTGGATGAGGCGGCGTTTATTGACGGCTGCAACTTCTATAGCGTATACTTTCGTGTTATCTTGCCGCTCCTGACACCGGCACTCGGCGTTACAGCGCTCTGGACCTTCCGCGGAGCCTGGAATGAATACATTCTGCCGCTGGTATTTACGATGACGCAGCCTGGATTACAGACGCTCACCGTAGGCCTGGCCGGGTTGAAATATGGTGTCGGCGATGCGGCGCAGCCCCAATTAATGCTTGCCGGCGCATGCCTGTCGATGCTGCCGATGATCATTGTCTATATTTTTGCCAACAAATCATTCATGCAGATGACAGCGGGCTCCGTGAAGGGCTAA
- a CDS encoding MATE family efflux transporter, producing MEESKPKEFNLIKLTWPIFLELFLFMLMGSVDTFMISSVSDDAVSGVGAANQIIAIAILVLSVIGNGAAIVVSQYLGSKQPKEAAKVTGNAVTLNLAVGIILSTVLLLFGGTLLTALNVQGDILVYAKSYMHIVGGGIFLQALLNALATTIRTHGFTKQTMVVSLLMNVIHVGGNYLLIFGHFGLPALGVEGAAISTVASRFICLILFFLLLYRIMEVRVKWTYYIHLSKKYVLQILKIGIPSAFESVIYQCCQLVFTLYITYLGAEAMATRQYALNISSYIFLFSVAVSMGTSIIVGHLVGARRPKEAYSRVFSSVKWALLVTVIMDAVVILFRVPLMGLFTDNQTIITMGAQVILLSFFLETGRTCNLVIINSLRASGDAKFPVYMGLISMVCMSLPLGYFLVFTLDLGLAGVWLATAFDEWVRAVIMYFRWKSRAWEKHGLIQHEAAEPLSAAPAH from the coding sequence ATGGAAGAAAGCAAACCCAAAGAGTTCAATTTAATTAAGCTGACCTGGCCGATTTTCCTCGAGCTGTTCCTGTTTATGCTCATGGGGAGTGTAGATACATTCATGATCAGCTCTGTATCCGATGATGCAGTCTCCGGTGTCGGGGCGGCCAATCAGATTATTGCCATAGCAATCCTCGTGCTCAGTGTCATCGGGAACGGTGCAGCAATTGTCGTGTCGCAGTATCTCGGCTCCAAGCAGCCCAAAGAAGCAGCCAAGGTAACCGGCAATGCCGTTACGCTAAATCTGGCAGTCGGGATTATTCTGAGCACCGTGCTGCTGCTGTTCGGAGGCACGCTGCTGACGGCACTGAATGTGCAGGGCGATATTCTCGTCTATGCCAAATCGTATATGCATATTGTCGGGGGCGGAATCTTCCTTCAGGCACTGCTGAACGCCCTGGCCACCACCATCCGGACGCACGGGTTCACGAAACAGACGATGGTAGTCTCTCTGCTGATGAATGTGATCCACGTCGGGGGCAATTACCTGCTGATCTTCGGACATTTCGGACTGCCGGCACTCGGTGTGGAAGGTGCAGCCATCTCAACGGTTGCCAGCCGTTTCATCTGTCTGATTCTGTTCTTCCTGCTGCTCTACCGGATTATGGAGGTGCGGGTCAAATGGACCTATTACATTCATCTCTCCAAAAAATACGTGCTGCAGATTCTCAAAATCGGTATCCCGTCCGCTTTTGAATCGGTGATCTATCAGTGCTGCCAGCTGGTCTTCACCTTATATATCACCTATCTGGGTGCTGAAGCCATGGCTACCCGCCAGTACGCGCTGAACATCTCCAGCTACATCTTCCTGTTCAGCGTCGCGGTCTCAATGGGCACCTCGATCATTGTAGGCCATCTCGTGGGTGCAAGAAGGCCCAAGGAAGCTTACTCGCGGGTGTTCTCCAGTGTGAAATGGGCGCTGCTGGTCACCGTAATTATGGACGCGGTTGTCATTCTATTCCGCGTGCCGCTGATGGGCCTGTTCACCGATAACCAGACGATTATAACCATGGGCGCCCAGGTCATCCTGCTCAGCTTCTTCCTTGAGACCGGACGCACCTGCAACCTGGTCATCATCAACTCGCTGCGCGCTTCCGGTGATGCCAAATTCCCGGTCTATATGGGCCTGATCTCCATGGTATGCATGAGCTTGCCGCTGGGCTATTTCCTGGTATTTACGCTTGATCTCGGTCTGGCCGGCGTCTGGCTGGCCACTGCGTTCGACGAATGGGTGCGGGCGGTTATCATGTACTTCCGCTGGAAGAGCAGAGCCTGGGAGAAGCACGGCCTGATCCAGCATGAGGCGGCAGAGCCGCTGAGTGCTGCGCCGGCGCATTAA
- a CDS encoding cache domain-containing sensor histidine kinase produces the protein MLKAWLYRTSLKKRIWLTFTGLTVFCISVTGLWAYSIASRAMERNSIDLNRNVLNQSVNVLDQKLKQIIVASSTMMLSEAYKQTMRDIQADNTDRFFANFSLLQGPFTQAELTENSIESILVSTPDGDFYSAGNLRRTATPFMESLLYQRIKDNPESNWVESHEDELFAGNHHVISLLLQPLTESYVPDVFLTVNVKEDILEDAVSGGASLGSAKFLLINKDGASVFGDKERPEWSRSAVFMNKLLQADSGNFEYAAGGGTMLVSYADSRYAGDWRLVSYQSKEELLQPVRSIQWLVLMIMAVCIVIALLLARYLSALLLGPLLKLQKTMSRVEHEDLDARFQSPFQDEIGEAGRKFNQMLDRISGLILEVKDTEKEKRKAEIKALQAQIEPHFLYNTLNTILWKCEMDEYEDVKKMVISLSALFQLGLNNGQEITTLGKELEHVRQYLNLQQQCYEGMFEYTITAGAELLELPVLKIIIQPLVENSILHGLKEHRGEGMITISAAVEAQHLVIRATDNGSGMDAEKLNACLKEPSGSGGYALSNICSRLQLYYGKEASLTFRSRPHIETEAVLSIPMEGGVYPEPR, from the coding sequence ATGCTGAAGGCCTGGCTGTACCGGACCTCGCTGAAGAAAAGAATATGGCTGACATTCACCGGGCTGACCGTCTTTTGTATCTCGGTCACCGGCCTGTGGGCCTATTCGATTGCTTCGCGGGCCATGGAACGCAACTCCATCGACCTGAACCGCAATGTGCTGAACCAGTCCGTTAACGTACTGGACCAGAAGCTGAAGCAGATCATTGTGGCGTCCTCCACCATGATGCTGAGTGAAGCGTATAAGCAGACGATGCGGGATATACAAGCGGATAATACCGACCGGTTCTTTGCGAACTTCTCCTTATTGCAGGGCCCCTTCACACAGGCGGAGCTGACAGAGAACTCCATTGAATCGATCCTGGTCAGTACACCGGACGGGGATTTCTACTCCGCCGGCAATCTGCGCAGAACAGCGACTCCATTTATGGAGTCTTTGCTGTATCAGCGGATCAAGGATAATCCCGAATCGAATTGGGTGGAGAGCCATGAGGACGAGCTGTTCGCGGGCAATCATCATGTAATCTCCCTGCTGCTGCAGCCGCTGACGGAGAGCTATGTGCCGGATGTCTTCCTGACCGTTAATGTTAAGGAGGATATTCTGGAGGATGCCGTCAGCGGAGGGGCGAGCCTGGGTAGTGCCAAATTTCTGCTGATCAACAAGGACGGAGCCAGTGTCTTCGGAGATAAGGAGCGGCCGGAGTGGTCCCGCTCAGCGGTATTTATGAACAAGCTGCTTCAAGCGGACAGCGGTAACTTCGAATATGCTGCAGGGGGTGGGACGATGCTGGTCAGCTATGCGGACTCGCGGTATGCAGGGGACTGGCGGCTGGTCAGCTACCAGTCGAAGGAGGAGCTTCTTCAGCCTGTGCGCAGCATTCAGTGGCTGGTGCTGATGATCATGGCCGTGTGCATTGTTATCGCGCTGCTGCTGGCGAGATACCTCTCGGCACTGCTGCTCGGGCCGCTGCTGAAGCTGCAGAAGACGATGTCGCGGGTGGAGCATGAGGATCTGGACGCCCGCTTCCAGAGTCCGTTCCAGGATGAGATCGGGGAAGCGGGCCGCAAATTCAACCAGATGCTGGACCGGATCAGCGGGCTGATTCTTGAGGTCAAAGATACGGAGAAAGAAAAACGGAAGGCGGAGATCAAAGCGCTGCAGGCGCAGATTGAACCCCATTTTCTATATAACACGCTCAATACAATCTTATGGAAATGTGAAATGGATGAATATGAAGATGTGAAGAAGATGGTCATTTCATTATCCGCGCTGTTCCAGCTGGGGCTGAACAACGGGCAGGAGATTACAACTCTGGGCAAGGAGCTGGAGCATGTCCGCCAGTATCTGAACCTCCAGCAGCAGTGTTATGAGGGAATGTTCGAATATACGATAACTGCGGGAGCGGAGCTGCTGGAGCTGCCTGTCCTGAAAATTATTATTCAACCCCTTGTGGAGAATTCCATTCTCCACGGGCTGAAAGAGCATCGGGGCGAAGGTATGATTACGATTTCCGCGGCCGTAGAGGCGCAGCATCTCGTGATCCGGGCCACTGACAACGGGTCGGGCATGGATGCGGAGAAGCTGAATGCCTGCCTGAAGGAGCCATCCGGCAGCGGAGGGTATGCACTGTCCAATATCTGCAGCCGTCTGCAGTTATATTACGGCAAGGAAGCCTCGTTAACCTTCCGCAGCCGCCCGCACATAGAGACTGAAGCTGTCCTCTCAATTCCAATGGAAGGTGGAGTTTATCCTGAGCCACGCTGA
- a CDS encoding carbohydrate ABC transporter permease: MNGTKRQINAWTFVAPSLILTLIFGVYPVFWALKYMFYDYQGFGTPLFIGLDNFERLFRDKDFWQSVVNTFIYAGGKLIITIPLSFVLAVVLNRALKGRQLLRAIYFLPTVISASVMAIVFYVIFNSYNGMVNQLLMGAGIVSAPIDWLGAKHALVTAIIIAIWGAVGNYMLLFIAGLQNIPEDLYEAASLDGAGPLRKMWSITVPMLGPVLQMIIMLAITVSLKGYESIMVLTEGGPYGKTEVMYLYLYKLFFPVSSGGSSIQQFGYGSAVGFATAVIVGIITLIYFYVSKKLNDIY; encoded by the coding sequence ATGAATGGAACGAAACGGCAGATAAACGCCTGGACCTTTGTAGCACCGAGTTTGATTCTGACGCTGATTTTTGGAGTGTATCCCGTCTTTTGGGCATTGAAGTACATGTTCTATGATTATCAGGGCTTTGGTACACCGCTATTCATCGGCCTGGATAACTTTGAGCGCCTGTTCCGGGATAAGGATTTCTGGCAGTCAGTGGTGAACACCTTCATCTACGCTGGTGGCAAACTGATCATTACGATCCCGTTGTCCTTTGTGCTTGCTGTAGTGCTCAACCGCGCCCTGAAGGGACGCCAGCTGCTGCGGGCCATTTATTTCCTGCCTACCGTAATCAGTGCTTCGGTAATGGCGATTGTGTTCTACGTTATTTTCAACTCCTACAACGGAATGGTGAATCAGCTGCTGATGGGGGCCGGAATTGTATCCGCTCCCATAGACTGGCTGGGCGCCAAGCATGCCCTGGTCACGGCAATTATTATCGCGATCTGGGGCGCAGTCGGCAACTATATGCTGCTCTTTATCGCGGGGCTGCAGAATATCCCGGAGGATCTGTATGAAGCTGCTTCCCTGGACGGCGCCGGGCCGCTGCGCAAGATGTGGAGTATTACCGTGCCGATGCTGGGACCTGTGCTGCAGATGATCATCATGCTGGCGATTACCGTATCCCTGAAGGGCTACGAGAGCATCATGGTGCTTACGGAAGGCGGGCCTTACGGCAAGACGGAAGTCATGTATCTCTATCTCTATAAATTGTTCTTCCCGGTATCCAGCGGAGGATCAAGCATCCAGCAGTTCGGTTACGGCAGCGCGGTCGGATTTGCTACGGCGGTTATCGTCGGCATCATCACCCTGATTTACTTCTATGTATCCAAGAAACTGAATGATATCTACTAA
- a CDS encoding response regulator, translated as MEFILSHAEPVKICIVDDIPAVVRGLSQRIPWEEHGIAVAATAANGEEGLLQIRKHRPDIVLTDIRMPFTDGLEMMRLILAEQPGIKLIFLTGYSDFSYAQEAVKLGAFDLIVKPFTKPQVLESVLKAKEVLERERSQAEQMRGMEQKLRESMPYLRQEYMRLLIRYGSRQQHRSQQWDFYAITMNSRDFCVMVAEIDFFAERTAALGISEVELIRFAVQNILEETIGGYTQGLVFREHVNQFIIVMNPPAELDAEQLAEQCRENVCRHTYQTVSIGLGGEVEEAGQLSVSYAQALSALTNTFLTGGNSVYRYVESPERDAALPRYSFDKEKELLYCLRSANLAKAEEQLDNIWSEWLSAPVLPDPAIVKTMCLELAHSIHRVFSDKASDAEVKLLEKKLADMNTSASFEELRGQIREFCRQGCSYVQIRQFSDARVLVERAIAYINENLHRNLAVADCAREVHLSPSYFSNLFKKEMGMTLAQYIISRRMEKAKERVLEGMQVQDIAISLGYEDRPYFTELFKKYTGMTPTDFRSKYTSEVQRGNSDFVSPE; from the coding sequence GTGGAGTTTATCCTGAGCCACGCTGAACCTGTAAAAATATGTATTGTAGATGATATTCCGGCTGTGGTCCGCGGCTTGTCCCAGCGGATTCCCTGGGAGGAGCATGGTATCGCCGTCGCGGCAACGGCGGCCAACGGCGAAGAGGGACTGCTGCAGATCCGCAAGCACCGTCCGGATATTGTGCTGACCGATATCCGGATGCCGTTTACGGACGGGCTGGAGATGATGAGGCTGATTCTGGCGGAGCAGCCGGGGATCAAGCTGATCTTCCTGACAGGCTACTCGGATTTCTCTTATGCCCAGGAGGCGGTGAAGCTCGGGGCTTTTGACCTGATCGTCAAGCCCTTTACCAAGCCGCAGGTGCTTGAATCTGTTCTGAAGGCCAAAGAGGTGCTGGAGCGTGAACGCTCGCAGGCTGAACAGATGCGGGGGATGGAGCAGAAGCTGCGGGAGAGTATGCCCTATCTGCGTCAGGAGTATATGCGTCTCCTGATCCGTTACGGCAGCAGGCAGCAGCACCGCAGCCAGCAGTGGGATTTCTATGCGATTACCATGAACAGCCGCGACTTTTGTGTAATGGTGGCGGAGATCGATTTTTTTGCCGAGCGTACAGCTGCCCTGGGGATATCTGAGGTTGAGCTGATCCGCTTCGCGGTGCAGAACATTCTGGAAGAAACGATTGGCGGGTATACGCAAGGGCTCGTGTTCCGCGAGCATGTCAATCAGTTCATTATCGTTATGAATCCCCCGGCGGAGCTTGATGCGGAGCAGCTGGCCGAGCAATGCCGGGAGAACGTCTGCCGGCATACGTACCAGACCGTGTCTATCGGACTCGGCGGGGAAGTGGAGGAGGCCGGTCAGCTATCGGTATCCTACGCCCAGGCGCTGTCTGCGCTGACCAATACGTTCCTGACCGGCGGGAACAGCGTATACCGCTATGTGGAATCACCGGAGAGGGATGCCGCGCTGCCCAGATACTCTTTTGACAAGGAGAAAGAACTGCTCTATTGTCTGCGTTCGGCTAATCTGGCTAAGGCGGAAGAGCAGCTGGACAATATTTGGAGTGAGTGGCTAAGTGCTCCCGTGCTGCCCGATCCGGCGATCGTCAAGACGATGTGTCTGGAGCTGGCCCATTCGATCCACCGTGTATTCTCTGACAAAGCATCAGACGCTGAGGTCAAGCTGCTGGAGAAGAAGCTGGCAGATATGAATACCTCCGCCTCATTCGAGGAGCTGCGGGGACAGATCCGTGAATTCTGCCGCCAGGGCTGCTCTTATGTGCAGATCCGCCAGTTCAGTGATGCGCGTGTGCTGGTGGAGCGTGCCATCGCCTACATCAATGAGAACCTGCACCGCAACCTTGCGGTTGCCGATTGTGCGAGAGAGGTTCATCTCAGCCCCAGCTATTTCTCCAATCTGTTCAAGAAAGAAATGGGGATGACACTCGCCCAATACATTATCAGCCGCAGAATGGAGAAGGCCAAGGAACGGGTGCTCGAGGGCATGCAGGTTCAGGATATTGCCATCTCGCTGGGCTATGAGGACCGTCCTTATTTCACTGAGCTGTTCAAGAAATATACCGGCATGACGCCGACCGACTTCCGCTCCAAATACACTTCGGAGGTACAGCGCGGAAACAGTGATTTCGTCTCCCCTGAATAG
- a CDS encoding heparinase II/III domain-containing protein gives MNPASNDVAGARPFGCYEHGQLENIRARISLYPAVSQEYGRQQQLAGQFAAREAAVPLSGLGAFRVEPFVFKVPDGTAFLKLAVQVQGRGVARIGGVRLTHSQLGLPVALINGDFRQALKGWTQEPGSGSRVALEQLAGGGSGLQPSGITPAGGEPEEEVRCVRISNEAEDGITVLRYEERLPVTAGDYYGIQTELSLEAPLDNGGIRTGVTFLDEDGLPLGPEQRGPLFNRPTLTNWAYLLEAAGAEGNLYMVSGEDHYAARAGRKLQYMLADMRQGMDIFRRDGWHDDDTYGAVHIGRGLAAVSVIYDQIAGSGALTAGEIEVLHSDLRYIAAMMMDTAYYRFDLETFPDEKGGKRSNWNADRATGLGVYALLFPQEPESAGYLEHACSVVDWQLAEVVDQEGAWPENVRYHGAVLHRYFLFFVLLKRLQGMDYFRHPKVKAMYRFLIGIVTAEDIIQGGHDAGPVLLTPAVGDANVQEKWFRLLGYAAPFYAEEDPHLSAEMVWTWKHGGAPVQDTGAFPLPLVALLYSQPDLPEQQPALHSVHYPGIGYAIFRSGEQNLRNYAIYEASPLTYHAHHDEGHFSIWADGVPLTLDAGTGGYYNGDRHWYVSGAAHNIVQFADGSGGYADGPLQSVCREVLFTEELDYARSLIPDTLAGEYERNFLYIKAGFDAYLVWDRIEGGADSVWNLHTLSTEADISGQGIEAAALGGMRLSAHIAEPVSPVITAGEGAVGGAYPLAAQQHFRVHGNAGEDYVVLLHPHTATAPLLGLEPLLCEDAGGGVRVYKISRADGAWCVAAINGSGHTRRVRIPGGVPLRVLGTEGAEAAIDGHAAEDILTLEPGTIQIAVPQ, from the coding sequence ATGAATCCAGCATCTAACGACGTAGCCGGAGCACGCCCCTTCGGCTGTTATGAACATGGGCAACTGGAGAACATCCGCGCCAGAATATCGCTGTATCCTGCGGTTTCGCAAGAATACGGCAGGCAGCAGCAGCTGGCCGGGCAATTTGCCGCCCGTGAGGCGGCAGTTCCGCTTAGCGGGCTTGGCGCTTTCCGGGTGGAGCCGTTTGTCTTCAAGGTACCTGACGGTACTGCCTTTCTGAAGCTGGCCGTGCAGGTTCAGGGCCGGGGCGTTGCCCGGATCGGTGGCGTACGGCTGACGCATTCCCAGCTTGGCCTGCCGGTGGCGCTGATTAACGGCGACTTCCGCCAGGCGCTGAAGGGCTGGACGCAGGAGCCGGGAAGCGGCAGTAGAGTGGCGCTTGAACAGCTGGCCGGCGGCGGAAGCGGCCTGCAGCCCTCCGGTATAACTCCGGCTGGAGGTGAGCCGGAGGAAGAAGTGCGTTGTGTGCGGATCAGCAATGAGGCGGAGGATGGCATTACTGTGCTGCGGTACGAAGAACGCCTGCCGGTAACCGCAGGCGATTATTACGGCATCCAGACGGAGCTCAGCCTGGAAGCTCCGCTTGATAACGGCGGCATACGCACCGGGGTTACGTTTCTGGACGAAGACGGACTGCCGCTCGGGCCGGAGCAGCGCGGACCGCTTTTCAACCGGCCCACGCTGACCAACTGGGCCTATCTGCTGGAGGCTGCCGGTGCTGAGGGCAACCTGTATATGGTGAGCGGTGAAGATCATTATGCCGCCCGGGCGGGGCGCAAGCTGCAGTACATGCTGGCCGATATGAGGCAGGGCATGGATATCTTCCGCCGGGACGGCTGGCATGATGATGATACCTATGGCGCTGTGCATATCGGCCGGGGACTGGCCGCGGTCTCGGTCATCTATGACCAGATTGCCGGAAGCGGAGCGCTAACTGCCGGGGAAATAGAGGTGCTGCACTCTGATCTCCGCTATATTGCAGCGATGATGATGGACACTGCCTACTACCGGTTCGATCTGGAGACCTTCCCGGACGAGAAGGGCGGCAAACGCAGCAACTGGAATGCGGACCGGGCAACCGGGCTTGGGGTCTATGCGCTGCTCTTCCCGCAGGAGCCTGAGAGCGCCGGCTACCTGGAGCATGCCTGCTCCGTAGTAGACTGGCAGCTGGCGGAAGTAGTGGATCAGGAGGGGGCCTGGCCGGAGAATGTACGTTATCACGGCGCTGTTCTGCACCGGTACTTCCTGTTCTTCGTGCTGCTGAAGCGGCTTCAGGGTATGGATTATTTCAGGCACCCTAAGGTAAAAGCGATGTACCGCTTCCTGATCGGCATCGTGACCGCAGAGGATATCATTCAGGGCGGTCATGATGCCGGACCTGTTCTGCTGACGCCTGCCGTCGGTGATGCCAATGTACAGGAGAAATGGTTCCGCCTGCTCGGCTACGCGGCTCCATTCTATGCAGAGGAAGATCCGCATCTGTCAGCGGAAATGGTCTGGACCTGGAAGCACGGCGGCGCACCGGTCCAGGATACCGGAGCTTTCCCTCTGCCGCTGGTCGCACTGCTGTATTCGCAGCCGGATCTGCCGGAGCAGCAGCCCGCCCTCCACTCCGTCCATTATCCCGGCATCGGCTACGCCATCTTCCGCAGCGGGGAGCAGAACCTGCGGAACTATGCCATCTACGAGGCTTCGCCGCTGACCTATCACGCCCATCATGACGAAGGCCATTTCTCCATCTGGGCGGACGGGGTTCCGCTGACGCTTGATGCCGGAACCGGCGGTTATTACAACGGGGACCGGCACTGGTATGTATCAGGCGCGGCGCATAATATCGTCCAGTTTGCTGACGGTTCAGGCGGCTACGCTGACGGCCCGCTGCAAAGCGTCTGCCGGGAGGTCCTATTCACAGAGGAGCTGGATTATGCCAGAAGCCTGATCCCGGATACACTTGCTGGTGAGTACGAGCGGAATTTCCTGTATATCAAAGCAGGCTTTGACGCTTATCTGGTCTGGGACCGGATTGAGGGCGGGGCAGACAGCGTGTGGAATCTGCATACCCTGAGTACAGAGGCTGATATCTCGGGGCAGGGAATTGAGGCCGCAGCTCTAGGCGGCATGAGGCTGAGTGCGCATATTGCAGAACCGGTTAGTCCGGTCATCACTGCCGGAGAAGGTGCCGTAGGCGGTGCCTATCCGCTGGCGGCGCAGCAGCATTTCCGGGTGCACGGCAACGCGGGCGAAGACTATGTGGTGCTGCTGCATCCGCACACAGCAACAGCGCCCCTGCTGGGGCTGGAGCCGCTGCTGTGCGAAGACGCCGGCGGAGGCGTGCGGGTATATAAGATTTCCCGCGCAGACGGTGCATGGTGCGTTGCCGCCATCAACGGCTCAGGGCACACCCGCCGCGTCCGTATTCCCGGCGGCGTCCCGCTCCGGGTGCTCGGCACGGAGGGTGCGGAAGCCGCGATTGACGGCCATGCGGCGGAGGATATCCTGACCCTTGAGCCGGGAACGATCCAAATTGCCGTCCCGCAATAA
- the hxlB gene encoding 6-phospho-3-hexuloisomerase, protein MDTLDYAREIVKELQGSVSGLDAAEGEAMAELLLRSGQIFVAGAGRSGLMGRAFAMRLMQAGQAAFVVGETVTPGIGPGDVLVLGSGSGETKGLVSMAEKAKAIGAAVVLVTISPDSSLGRLADYTIKLPGSPKDQTGGSYATIQPMASLFEQTLLVFYDAVILRMMEQTGQTTGKMFGKHANLE, encoded by the coding sequence ATGGATACGCTGGATTACGCACGGGAAATTGTGAAGGAGCTGCAGGGCTCGGTCTCCGGGCTGGACGCCGCAGAAGGTGAGGCCATGGCGGAGCTGCTGCTGCGCTCCGGGCAGATCTTTGTAGCCGGCGCCGGCCGCTCCGGCCTGATGGGCCGGGCATTCGCGATGCGGCTGATGCAAGCCGGGCAAGCTGCGTTTGTCGTCGGGGAGACGGTAACCCCGGGCATCGGCCCCGGCGATGTGCTTGTGCTGGGCTCCGGCTCCGGCGAGACCAAGGGGCTGGTGTCCATGGCGGAGAAAGCCAAGGCTATCGGCGCGGCTGTGGTGCTTGTGACCATCAGCCCGGATTCGTCACTGGGTCGTCTCGCTGATTATACAATCAAGCTGCCGGGTTCGCCCAAGGATCAGACTGGCGGGAGCTATGCCACCATCCAGCCGATGGCCTCCTTGTTTGAACAGACGCTGCTGGTATTCTACGATGCCGTCATCCTGCGGATGATGGAGCAGACGGGGCAGACCACCGGCAAGATGTTCGGCAAACATGCGAATCTGGAATAA
- a CDS encoding cupin domain-containing protein → MSNLGVWEPAEPGVKRCILNAAASLMMMEVHFEEGAEGYEHSHVHEQMSYCLRGSFVFRIDGKEYALSAGQSIDIPPNAKHGVTALEADSALLDVFTPIREDLLKR, encoded by the coding sequence ATGAGTAATTTAGGAGTATGGGAACCGGCTGAGCCGGGCGTCAAACGCTGCATTCTGAATGCGGCAGCCAGTCTGATGATGATGGAGGTTCATTTCGAGGAAGGCGCTGAGGGCTATGAGCACAGCCATGTGCATGAGCAGATGAGCTACTGTCTGCGCGGCAGCTTCGTCTTCCGCATCGACGGCAAGGAATACGCCTTGTCGGCAGGCCAGAGCATAGATATTCCGCCTAACGCCAAGCATGGGGTAACCGCGCTTGAAGCTGATTCGGCGCTGCTTGATGTGTTCACACCGATCCGCGAGGATCTGCTTAAGCGGTAA
- the hxlA gene encoding 3-hexulose-6-phosphate synthase, which yields MKLQLALDLVDIAGAKAIVAEVAEFIDIVEIGTPVVINEGLHAVKAIKDAFPALTVLADLKIMDAGGYEVMKAVEAGAGIVTVLGVSDDSTIRGAVEEAKKTGAEILVDLINVKDLKARAAEVDALGVDYICVHSGYDHQAEGKNSFEDLRAIKSVVTKAKTAIAGGIKLSTLPEVIAANPDLVIVGGGITGEADQKAAAAEMKRLVSQA from the coding sequence ATGAAATTACAGCTTGCACTTGATCTGGTGGATATTGCGGGAGCCAAGGCTATTGTTGCGGAAGTGGCCGAATTTATAGATATCGTGGAGATTGGAACACCGGTTGTTATTAATGAAGGGTTGCATGCGGTAAAAGCGATCAAGGACGCTTTTCCGGCACTGACCGTCCTGGCCGATCTCAAAATCATGGATGCGGGCGGCTATGAAGTAATGAAAGCTGTAGAAGCGGGAGCAGGAATTGTTACCGTGCTTGGCGTGTCCGATGATTCAACGATCCGCGGCGCGGTGGAAGAAGCCAAGAAGACAGGCGCGGAAATCCTGGTTGATCTGATCAACGTGAAGGATCTGAAGGCCAGAGCGGCTGAAGTGGACGCACTTGGCGTTGATTATATCTGTGTGCACTCCGGTTATGATCATCAGGCAGAGGGCAAGAATTCCTTCGAGGATCTGAGAGCGATTAAGAGTGTGGTTACAAAAGCAAAAACAGCGATTGCCGGCGGAATTAAGCTGAGCACGCTGCCTGAAGTAATTGCTGCGAATCCTGATTTGGTAATCGTGGGCGGCGGTATTACCGGCGAAGCGGATCAGAAAGCGGCTGCGGCAGAAATGAAGCGCCTTGTAAGCCAGGCCTAA